TCCAGTTGAAGGAATACCAAGTTTCTCAAGAAGATGCTCGTTACAAACAAGTGATGGCATCGAACGATCCGGAAATGATGGAAATGTTCTTGCAATACTATCCGAATTCCGCGTATCGCAAAGACATCGAAGCCAAGCTCCAAGTCGTCGGCGATTACCAAATTTTCAAGAAGGCGCAAGAAGCGAATACATTTAAATCTTATTTGGATTACTTGTCCAACTTCCCGCAAGGTCAATTCCGCGACGAAGCCGAAGAATGCATTTTCCGCTTGGTGCAAGAAAGCAACCGCGAAAAAGATTATCAGATTTATCTGAAGCGTTTCCCGGACGGCCGTTTCGTGAACGAAGCCAATGCCGCTCTCCAAGAAATGCAAGCGCCTGCGACAAGTGCCGTCGAAAGCACTCCAGAACCGGAACAAGTCGAAGAGCCCGAAGAAGAGGAAGTTCAACCAAAGGCAAAAGTTTCGAAATCCAAGAAATCTAAATCAAAAGCAAAAGCCAAATCCAAGGCAAAGCCGAAGAAAAAGACTTCTAAGAAAAAGAAAAAGTAAATTGCAAAAGCTTTCGTTTTTACGGAAGCTTTTTTTTGTAAATGAAAATCATGTTTCAGCCGATAAGTCTTTCGAGCAAATCGATTTTTGAAAAATATCTGCGTGCGGCAAATAAACAATGCTGCGATTACGCCTTCGCCAATCTCTTTGCGTGGTCCAAGTATTACCAAACCGTTTGGTGCGAATTTGAAAATTTTCTGATTATCCGTTTTCACGTTGCAGGCTCCGAAAAATGGGCGTACTTAGAACCTCTCGGAACGGGCGACGCTACCGCAGCGATTCAATTTATCTTTCGCGATGCCGCAAACGAAACGAAGCAGCCGGTGCGATTTTTTTCCATTTCACAAGAATTCGTAAACCGATACCAAGCTCTGCCCGAAATGCAAACGCAGCGATTTTACACCGACCGCAGTTTCGGCAATTACATTTACAGCCGCGAAAAATTAGCGCATCTCGCCGGGCGAAAACTCCATTCCAAGCGCAATCACATTACGCAATTTGATAAGCGTTATCCGACCGCAAAATTTGAAATTTTAAATCCCGAAAAACACGCTGCAGCATTGCACAAGCTCATCACAAAGTGGTGTCAAACTCAAGAAGTCGAAACGTCGACGATTCGCCACGAAAAAGAAATGATTGAAAATTCCCTAGCCCATTACGCGGAATTAAATTTATTCGGCATTCTTTTATCCGTTGACGAAAACGCAATCGCCTTTTCTTTTGGTTCTCAAATTAACCAAAACACTTTTTACGTTCATGTCGAAAAAGCGGACACGCAATACGAAGGCGCTTACGCCAAAATCAATCAGCTCATGGCAGAAAATTTGCCCGCAGAAATTGAATGGATTAACCGCGAAGAAGATATGGGACTTTCCTCTTTGCGCAAATCCAAGTTGTCGTATTTTCCCGATGCGATTTCCGCAGAATATTTTTCGACGAGCAAAAATTCCACAGAGAATGACATTTGGGAATTATGGCAAAAAGCCTTCCCCGAAGATTCCGATGAATTTCTCGCGACTTTCATTTTTCCTTATTCCAATCCGTCCACGCAAATTACGCATTACGAAAACGGAAAACTCGCCTCGATGCTTCACCTCATTTCCTTTTCTAGCAAATGGGGAAAAGTCGCCTACATTTACGGACTCGCCACCGATCCAGAATTCAGCGGAAAAGGTTTTGCCAAAAAAGTCATCTTCAACGCGATGCAGCGCGCGAAAGAAAACGGCTGCACTTGCATTTGCGCCATTCAAGCCAATCTCCAATTTACCGCATGGCAAACGCAATTTGATTTTACGCCGCCGAGCGTCACCATTCAATTTCAAACCGAAGATGGTTTTGATTTTGGCGGCGAAGAAGAAGACATCCATCGCGGCATTTTCCGCATTCTCGACGTTCAAACTTTTCTGCAAAAATTTGCCGCCACGCATTCCGATTCTACCGAAAAAATTTCCGTAAACGATTCCATTTTCCTAGAAAACACAGGAGTTTACTCCCTCCAAAACGGAAAAACCTCCAAAATTTCAAATCTCCCCGAAAAATCCATTCAAACCATCAACGCATTTTTTCAAAATAATGTTGAAAATGAGAAATTAGGAATGAGGAGTTAGGAATTTAAAGTTTGGTGCGCCGAAGGCCGCTGAGATAAGCGCAAAATTTTAATCGGTAAATTTGTAAAATATTCGCACGAAACAGACAAGCTAGAAGAGCTCTCGGAAGAGTTCATTTGATTTTGCTGGGAGACTAGAAGAGACCTCGGAAACCTCTTTTTGTTTTACTAGGAGACTGTCGCCCACGGGCAACTTCGCTGCGAGTTTTTGAACTGAGAACTCTCATTTTTTCCGTTGTTCCTAGACAACGCTAAAATCAAACATTCTCATTGTCGATGCTTTGATTTATCTACATTCTAAGTATGACAGAGAAAAAAGAACAGCGCAAAATTTTTGAATACCTGGACTACAGGCAATTTTTGCAGGATTATTATCAGTCAAAAAAGGCTGAAAATTCCGCGTTTTCTCTGCGTGCTTTTTCCGATAAAATCGGATTCAAAGCCAAAGATTTCATTAGCCGCGTGATGCAAGGCGACAAAAACCTTTCGGCACAAAGCATTCAAAAAATTATTTCCGGGCTAAAATTCGGCAAACGCGAAGCCGCATTCTTCGAAGATCTCGTTTGGTTTAATCAAGCCGAAACGATGGAAGAAAAGAACAGCTGGTTTCAAAAAATGCAGAACGAGCTGAAAATCGTCCGCTTTACCGCGGGGCAGCATCAACTCGCCTTTTATCAATATCAAGTTTATTCTCATTGGCGGCATCTTGTTGTCCGCTCTCTCATCGGAATGTTCGGATTTCACGGGGATTTTGCAACTCTCGCCAAATCCGTTCACCCGCCGATTACCATCGACGAAGCCAAAGAATCCGTTGCATTACTCGAAAAATGCAATCTCGTCAAAGAAGAAGAAGACGGTTCTTACGTTTTGGTGAATAAAGACATTACGACTGGCGACAGAACTTCTCGTATTGCCCTTCGCGGATTTCATCAACATTGCTTAGCGCTCGGTGCTGCTTCCATCGACCGCGATCCCCCACAACTGCGAAATATTTCGGGTTTAACGCTAGGAATTTCGCAATCCGCCTACGAAAAAATCGTCGAACGGATGAGCGCATTTCGAAAAGAAATTGCCCAAATCGCCGACGAAGACGAAGAAGCCGATAAAGTTTATCAATTGCAACTTTTACTTTTCCCAATCGGGGGAAAATTATAATCGCGCAGCCAAGCCGCGCGATTATAAAAGCAAAAAGCCCCGCTTGCGCGGGGCTCTTTTTATTTATGCATTCGGAGTTTCTTCTGCCGAATCAAAATCTTCTACCGGGAGCTTTTTCACCACATTGCGGCGACCATAGCGAACTTTTGCCGGGTCAAATTCTGCACCGACGGCTTCGGGTTCTGCGCTAGGAGCAGCAGGAGCTGCGGGAGCAACCGGAGCGGCTGCAGGAGCTTCTGGGAGAGTTGCTTGCACACGCGGCGGAAGCGGACGACGTCCTTCTGTACGCGGAGCTTCTTGAACAGGCGCAACAGGAGCCGGAGTCGGTTCCACGGGAGCAGGTGCCGGAGCAACCGGAGCGGATTCCACCGGAGCTGCAATCGGAGCCTGAGCTTCTGCCGGAACAAATTCACGGCGACCCGGGCGGCGTTCACGACGATCATCGCGACGAGCATTGCGGTCATCGCGGCGGTCATTTCTGTCACGGTTGAAAGAAGGGCGATCCTGACGGTTCGCCGGAGCGTTATTCGTATTGGCACGATCACGGCGGTCATTGTTGCGATTGTTGTCGCGGCGGTCATTATTACGCGCAGCCATTTCCTGAGCGTTGACCGGATGACGATTCGGCTTCAGATTTGTATCCGAAACACGTTTAACAATCGGAGTATGCATATCCGTAATGATCTTATTCACCTTGGACAGAATAACGAATCCAAGGATCACCGCGAGAGCGGCGAGTGCGAGAGTGATGTATTCCATTTAATGTACCTCAATCAAAGGGTGGCACGAAAAGCGGCTGGAAGGACCGTGATTTTCGCGGAAGTCGTGATACGGGAGCCATTTACCAACGCTCTAAGAGCTCAACGGCTATGTGAAAAGGCCCAAAAACGGGCAAAATCGCTAAACAGCGAAAAGAAGAAACGACTTCGTCGCCTAATTTAGATAATTATCATTAAAAGAGATTCCAAAATTTGACAAATTCGTCTAGAAAAAAAGAAAATAAAAAATGTGCAGTGAATATATTGACAATTAAACAAATGTGCACTATTTTTAAAGAAAAAGAACGAGGTATTTTTATGGATACAAAAAAAGCGCTAACCGAACGCCAACAAGAAATTTTTGATTACATCCGTTCCTGCACCGAGCGGGGAAAAATGCCGCCTACCGTCCGCGAAATCGGCGATAAATTCGGAATTTCTTCGACCAACGGCGTCCGCTCCATTTTAGCCGCTCTCATTAAAAAAGGCTACATTCGGCGCGCGCCCCGTTTAAGCCGCGGCATTGAAATTTTGGAAGAATCCGAAAATTCTCTCCAAGAAACCCAAGAAACGTCCGAATCTTCAACCGTAGAAGTGCCGATTATCGGGCGTGTCGCTGCTGGCGCTCCCATTTTAGCCGTTCAAAATATCGAAGGCACCGTTACCGTGGATCGCGATTTTCTCGCAAGTCAGCCGAATGTGTTTGCGCTTCATGTCAAAGGCGATTCGATGATTAACGCGGGCATTTTTGATGGAGACTTAGTCTTTGCGCGTTCCCAAACGGTCGCAGAACGCGGAGAAATGATTATCGCTCAAGTTGATGACGAAGCAACCGTCAAATACTACCAACCGCAGATCGATCACATTGAACTGCGCCCCGCCAACCCCAAATATCAGCCGATTATAGTCCACTCCAATCAAAAATTTTCGATTGCGGGGCGCGTCATCGGCGTTCTCCGTAAAATCAACTAATGTAACAGCAAAAGAGCGCCGCTTTCGCGACGCTCTTTTTGTCAATCATCAAACAAAGGAGTGTTTTTTTCGGCAATTTAATTTACATATCCGAATCGTCTAAGTCCAAATCCTTATCCGCTTCGTCAATTTCTTCTTGAGAAGGCGCTTCGCCAAAGTCATCGTCATCGCGCGCTTCGTCCAAAGAATCCATTCCAAGGCGATTTGCTTGATAATTCAAGTGGCGAGCTTCTTTCGAACGGCCAAGTCCTAAAATTTCGGCACATTCTTCGCAGTAGCCCAAATCTTTATCAACGCGGAAATCGGGAGAAAC
The sequence above is drawn from the Hallerella porci genome and encodes:
- a CDS encoding GNAT family N-acetyltransferase — its product is MKIMFQPISLSSKSIFEKYLRAANKQCCDYAFANLFAWSKYYQTVWCEFENFLIIRFHVAGSEKWAYLEPLGTGDATAAIQFIFRDAANETKQPVRFFSISQEFVNRYQALPEMQTQRFYTDRSFGNYIYSREKLAHLAGRKLHSKRNHITQFDKRYPTAKFEILNPEKHAAALHKLITKWCQTQEVETSTIRHEKEMIENSLAHYAELNLFGILLSVDENAIAFSFGSQINQNTFYVHVEKADTQYEGAYAKINQLMAENLPAEIEWINREEDMGLSSLRKSKLSYFPDAISAEYFSTSKNSTENDIWELWQKAFPEDSDEFLATFIFPYSNPSTQITHYENGKLASMLHLISFSSKWGKVAYIYGLATDPEFSGKGFAKKVIFNAMQRAKENGCTCICAIQANLQFTAWQTQFDFTPPSVTIQFQTEDGFDFGGEEEDIHRGIFRILDVQTFLQKFAATHSDSTEKISVNDSIFLENTGVYSLQNGKTSKISNLPEKSIQTINAFFQNNVENEKLGMRS
- a CDS encoding TIGR02147 family protein — translated: MTEKKEQRKIFEYLDYRQFLQDYYQSKKAENSAFSLRAFSDKIGFKAKDFISRVMQGDKNLSAQSIQKIISGLKFGKREAAFFEDLVWFNQAETMEEKNSWFQKMQNELKIVRFTAGQHQLAFYQYQVYSHWRHLVVRSLIGMFGFHGDFATLAKSVHPPITIDEAKESVALLEKCNLVKEEEDGSYVLVNKDITTGDRTSRIALRGFHQHCLALGAASIDRDPPQLRNISGLTLGISQSAYEKIVERMSAFRKEIAQIADEDEEADKVYQLQLLLFPIGGKL
- the lexA gene encoding transcriptional repressor LexA, whose product is MDTKKALTERQQEIFDYIRSCTERGKMPPTVREIGDKFGISSTNGVRSILAALIKKGYIRRAPRLSRGIEILEESENSLQETQETSESSTVEVPIIGRVAAGAPILAVQNIEGTVTVDRDFLASQPNVFALHVKGDSMINAGIFDGDLVFARSQTVAERGEMIIAQVDDEATVKYYQPQIDHIELRPANPKYQPIIVHSNQKFSIAGRVIGVLRKIN